GCGGCCCGGCTGCTGCGCACGCAGATCCTCCGCCGCGTCCCGCACCAGCCGGCTCACGTCCACGTTGCGCAGCCGCAGCTCGGGCCGCTGGTCCAGACGGGCCAGGGTCAGCAGCTCGTCGACCAGCCGCCCCATCCGGTCCACCTCGCCGTTCATCCGGTCCCAGGCCCGCTTGCGCTCGTCCGGGTCGGTCAGCATGCCCCGCTCGTACAGCTGGAGGTAGCCGCGGATCGCGGACAGCGGGGTGCGCAGCTCGTGCGAGGCGTCGGCGACGAAGTGGCGCAGTTGGGCCGCGCTGCGCTCGCGCGTGCGGTACGCCGACTCGACCTGGTGCAGCATCGAGTTGAGCGCCAGCCGCAGCTGCTCCACCTCCAGGCTGGTCTCCCGCCGCGACGGCACCCGCCGGGTCAGATCGCCCTCGGCGATCGCCGACGACGTCTCCACCATGTCCTCGAGGGGCCGCATCCGCCGCCGTACATGGACCATCGTCAGGCAGAAGAGAAGCGCCAGCAGCAGCCCGCCCACGGTCAGATCGAGCCGGAGCGCCTTGGCGATGCCCTGCTTCAGCCCCTCGGTCGAGGTGGCGAACAGGACGTAGGAGCCGTCGTCCAGGCGTGCGGCGGTCGCCCGGTAGGGGTCACCGTTGAGGGTCACATTCCGCGGTTCGTCGGCGGTGGCGAAGGCCGCGGGGTCCCCGACCGCCGCCGCGAGCGCCCGCTGCGCCCTGGTCGGAGTCAGCTGGGCCACCTTCAGGACGGTGCCGTCCCGGTCGACCGCCGCGAACGTGTCGTTCGGCGTTCCCGACCCGTCGTCCTGCGGCAGCAGCCCCTCCCGGACGACGGCCATGGCGCCCAGGGAGTCCAGTTGGCGCAGCGTGAGGTGCGACTCGGACAGCGAGTCGCGGTTGCGGAGCAGATGCGCGTCGATCTGGCCGAGCAGATAGTGCCCGGCCCCCATCAGGGTGACCGTCGTCGCCGCGACCACGCCGACTGCCAGCAACGCCACGTTCACCAGCGTCAGCTGGGCCCGCAGGGAGTGCAGCCCACGCGGCCGGCCGAACCACCGCGGGACGGCGAGGCGAAACCCCCGCAGGCGCGCGGGGCGCTTCACGCCAGCCCGTATCCGACGCCGCGCCGCGTCGTGATCAGCGGCGGCCCCAGCGGGGCCAGCTTGCGCCGCAGATAGCTGATGTACGTCTCCACCACCGTCGACTCCGCCGGCGCGTGCTCGTACTCCCAGACGTGGCGCAGCAGTTGCTCCTTGGACACGACGCGCCCGCCGTTGCGCACCAGGAACCGCAGCAGCGCGTACTCGGTCGGGGTGAGCTCGACCGTGCGGCCCGCGCGGTGCACGCTGTACGTCGTCTCGTCCAGCTCCAGGTCCCCGTAGCGCAGCGGCGGGCGCTGCGGGAGGACGTCGGTGGACCGGGTGCGGCGCAGTACCGCCGTGACCCGGGCGACGACCTCGTCGATGTGGAACGGCTTGGTGATGTAGTCGTCGCCGAAGCCGAGCGCGCCGACGATCTCCGCGGGCGCGTCCCGCGCGGTCACGAACACCACCGCCAGGTCGGGCTGCCGGGCGCGCAACTCCTTGCCCAGCGCGCGGCCGTCGCCGTCCGGCAGCATGACGTCCAGGAGTGCCGCGTCGGGCCGTACCCGCTCGGTGAGCGCGAGGGCCTCGCGGACCGTGCCCGCCCGCATCACCTGGAAGCGGTGGTAGCGCAGGGCGATCGCGAGGACGTCGGCTATGGACTCCTCGTCCTCGACCAGGAGCACCGTCGCCCCGTCGCCCAACTTCCCGCCCGCGTCGCCCTCCTGGGGACCGCGCCCGTCCGCGTCGCTCGTCATGGCCCCAGTATCCGCACCGTACCCCGCCACCGGGGCGCTCGCCGCTTTGGAGTTCCTTGAGAGTGCGCCCGGCTCCATGTTCCGGCACCGCCGCCCTCCCCAATGCTGAGGGCGCAGGCCCGGGGGACCCTGACCGAGGAGCGAGGAAACATGACGACACTGGCACGCTGGTGCTACCGGCACCGGCTGGTGGTGGTGCTGCTGTGGGTGGCGGCACTCATAGGGGTGGGGACGGCGGCGACTCACGCCGGCAGCGACTACGCGAACGAGTTCTCCCTGCCGGACACCGACTCCACACGGGCGCTGGACCTGATGGAGAAGGCCTTCCCGCAGAGTTCGGGGGACACCGACACGGTGGTGTGGAAGGTCGACGACGGCAAGGTCACCGACGCCGCCGTGAAGTCCCGCATCGAGCCCGCGCTGAAGAGGATCGCGGTCATGGACGGCGTCGGCGAGGTCTCCGGACCGTACTCCGGCGCGCGCGGCGCCACGCAGATCAGCGAGGACGGGCGGATCGCCTACGCCCAGGTCACCTTCACCGAGCAGGCCTCCGCCGTCTCGAAGGACCTCGTGCAGGACGTCGTCGACACCGCACAGGGGGCCGAACGCGACGGCCTCCAGGTGGAGCTGGGCGGCCAGGCGATCGCGAGCACGGAGGAGGCGGGCACCGGACTGGCGGAGATCGTCGGCCTCGCGGCCGCCGCCGTCGTGCTGTGGCTCGCCTTCGGCTCGCTGCTCGCGATGGTGCTGCCGCTCTGCGTGGCCGTCTTCGGCGTCGGCCTCGGCGACTTCGGCATCCAGTTGATCAGCCACGTCACCAACGTCCCCGACCTCGCCCCGCTGCTCGGCTCGCTGATCGGGCTCGGCGTCGGCATCGACTACGCGCTGTTCATCGTCACCCGGCACCGGCGCGGCATCCTGCGCGGGCTCGACCCGGAGGAGGCGGCCGTCACCGCGCTCAACACCTCGGGCCGCGCGGTGCTCTTCGCGGGCGGCACGGTGTGCATCGCGCTCGCCGGCATGCTGGTGACCAATCTGCGGTTCCTGGACGGCGTCGTCATCGGCACCACCCTCACCGTCGTGCTGAGCGTCCTCGCCGCGATCACGCTGCTTCCGGCGCTCCTCGGTGTGTTCGGCACCCGGGTGCTCAGCCGCCGGCAGCGCCGCAGGCTCGCCGCCCAGGGCCCCGAGACCAGCCCGGAGCGCACCAGCGGCCTCGCCGCCCGCTGGTCGGCGCAGGTGCAGAAGCGTCCGCGGCGCACCGCCGCGCTCGCCGTCGTGGTCATGGCCGTCCTCGCGCTGCCGGTGCTCTCGCTGCGGCTCGGCACGGTCGACCAGGGCAACAACGACACCACGACCACCACCCGCCAGGCCTACGACCTGCTCGCCGAGGGCTTCGGGCCCGGCTTCAACGGCCCGCTCCAGGTCGTCGTGGACGGCGGCGGGGACAGTACCGCGCTCGTCAAGGACATCGAGGCCACCGACGGCGTGGCCCGGGCCGCCGCGCTGCCGCCCGCGCACGGCGTGAGCATCGTCCAGGTCGTGCCGACCACGTCACCGCAGTCGGAGGAGACGTCCGAGCTCATCGACCGGCTGCGCGACGACGTCATCCCCGAGGCCGGCGTCACCGCCCACGTCGGCGGGGTCACGGCGGTCTCCAAGGACTTCGCCACCGTCACCGGCGACCGGCTGCCCCTGTTCATCGCCACCATCATCGTCCTCGGCTTCCTGCTGCTCCTGCTGGCCTTCCGCTCGCTCGTCGTCCCGCTGACGGCCGCGCTGATGAACCTGATCGCCGCCGCCGCCTCCTTCGGCGTCCTGGTCGCGATCTTCCAGTGGGGCTGGGGGCTCGACCTGCTCGGCCTGGGCAAGGAGGGACCGATCACCTCCTTCCTGCCGCTGATCATGCTCTCGCTGCTCTTCGGGCTCTCCATGGACTACCAGGTGTTCCTGGTCAGCCGGATGCACGAGGAGTGGGTGCACACCCGTGACAACGCCCGCGCGGTCCGGGTCGGCCTCGCCGAGACCAGCCGGGTCATCAACAGCGCCGCCCTGATCATGGTCGCCGTCTTCGTCGCCTTCGTGCTCAGCGGCGACTCCAACGCGGCGATGGCGGGCGTCGGGCTGGCGGCGGCGGTCGCGCTCGACGCGTTCATCCTGCGGACGGCGCTGGTGCCGGCGGCGATGCATCTGCTGGGCCGCTCCAACTGGTGGCTGCCGGCCTGGCTGGACAAGCGGCTGCCGCACATGGCGGTGGAACCGCCGGAGGAGCCGGTGCGCACGGAGGCGGCCCCGACGGGTGCGCGTGGCGCGGACACGGGTGCGGGCCCGGCCGGTACGGGTGCGAACACGGCCGTGCACGGCTTCGTCCGGGACGTGGACGGCCGGCCCGTCGAGGACGCCGCGGTCACCCTGCTCTCGCCGGGCGGCGGACGCCGGCTGGACGGCGTCACCTCCCTGGCCGACGGCTCCTTCATCGTCTCCGCCCCGGCCCCGGGCACGTATCTGCTGACGGTGACGGCGTCGCCGTACGGCGCACGGGCGCAGCGCGTGGACGTGGGCGACGAACCGCTGGTCCACGACGTCGAACTGCGGCCCGGCGAGGTGGACGTGGCCGGCTAGCCCTTCTCCGGGTCCGCTCCGGAGCCCGGTGCCGTGTCCG
The DNA window shown above is from Streptomyces sp. NBC_00670 and carries:
- a CDS encoding sensor histidine kinase, coding for MKRPARLRGFRLAVPRWFGRPRGLHSLRAQLTLVNVALLAVGVVAATTVTLMGAGHYLLGQIDAHLLRNRDSLSESHLTLRQLDSLGAMAVVREGLLPQDDGSGTPNDTFAAVDRDGTVLKVAQLTPTRAQRALAAAVGDPAAFATADEPRNVTLNGDPYRATAARLDDGSYVLFATSTEGLKQGIAKALRLDLTVGGLLLALLFCLTMVHVRRRMRPLEDMVETSSAIAEGDLTRRVPSRRETSLEVEQLRLALNSMLHQVESAYRTRERSAAQLRHFVADASHELRTPLSAIRGYLQLYERGMLTDPDERKRAWDRMNGEVDRMGRLVDELLTLARLDQRPELRLRNVDVSRLVRDAAEDLRAQQPGRPVSVAASGALLVRADESGLRQVLGNLVTNVRTHTAPDVPVRLSAVRSDGTVRLTVADEGPGLPEEDAARMFDRFFRTGSTAGSGLGLAIVQGVVEAHHGDVAATTAPGKGLTVTVVLPAEVQGQ
- a CDS encoding response regulator transcription factor, with translation MLLVEDEESIADVLAIALRYHRFQVMRAGTVREALALTERVRPDAALLDVMLPDGDGRALGKELRARQPDLAVVFVTARDAPAEIVGALGFGDDYITKPFHIDEVVARVTAVLRRTRSTDVLPQRPPLRYGDLELDETTYSVHRAGRTVELTPTEYALLRFLVRNGGRVVSKEQLLRHVWEYEHAPAESTVVETYISYLRRKLAPLGPPLITTRRGVGYGLA
- a CDS encoding MMPL family transporter, which codes for MTTLARWCYRHRLVVVLLWVAALIGVGTAATHAGSDYANEFSLPDTDSTRALDLMEKAFPQSSGDTDTVVWKVDDGKVTDAAVKSRIEPALKRIAVMDGVGEVSGPYSGARGATQISEDGRIAYAQVTFTEQASAVSKDLVQDVVDTAQGAERDGLQVELGGQAIASTEEAGTGLAEIVGLAAAAVVLWLAFGSLLAMVLPLCVAVFGVGLGDFGIQLISHVTNVPDLAPLLGSLIGLGVGIDYALFIVTRHRRGILRGLDPEEAAVTALNTSGRAVLFAGGTVCIALAGMLVTNLRFLDGVVIGTTLTVVLSVLAAITLLPALLGVFGTRVLSRRQRRRLAAQGPETSPERTSGLAARWSAQVQKRPRRTAALAVVVMAVLALPVLSLRLGTVDQGNNDTTTTTRQAYDLLAEGFGPGFNGPLQVVVDGGGDSTALVKDIEATDGVARAAALPPAHGVSIVQVVPTTSPQSEETSELIDRLRDDVIPEAGVTAHVGGVTAVSKDFATVTGDRLPLFIATIIVLGFLLLLLAFRSLVVPLTAALMNLIAAAASFGVLVAIFQWGWGLDLLGLGKEGPITSFLPLIMLSLLFGLSMDYQVFLVSRMHEEWVHTRDNARAVRVGLAETSRVINSAALIMVAVFVAFVLSGDSNAAMAGVGLAAAVALDAFILRTALVPAAMHLLGRSNWWLPAWLDKRLPHMAVEPPEEPVRTEAAPTGARGADTGAGPAGTGANTAVHGFVRDVDGRPVEDAAVTLLSPGGGRRLDGVTSLADGSFIVSAPAPGTYLLTVTASPYGARAQRVDVGDEPLVHDVELRPGEVDVAG